A region from the Aegilops tauschii subsp. strangulata cultivar AL8/78 chromosome 5, Aet v6.0, whole genome shotgun sequence genome encodes:
- the LOC109740714 gene encoding thaumatin-like protein 1b: MAATTLRLMLNISFLLFLGSLLPAALSTTFTLTNSCAYTVWPGLLSGSGTPALPTTGFALAPGESRAVEAPSAWSGRMWGRTLCGTGADGRFACATCDCGSGAVECAGGGAAPPCSLAEFTLDGSGSKDFYDVSLVDGSNIPMAVLPQGGGGEGCGATGCLADLNGPCPADLRVAGPDGAGIACKSACEAFGRPEDCCSGAFAGGPEACRPSAYSMFFKNACPRAYSYAYDDATSTFTCTSGTASYLVVFCPAAMSSLKSSVVTTSASPPALPHVNDTVSYLGRSRDAGSGSGSGSGWQYAPSSSHASSPAPSAFAVAALAAFAWLCGSSAGRHWPLLSPC, translated from the exons ATGGCGGCAACGACTCTCCGGCTGATGCTCAACATCTCCTTCCTCCTCTTTCTGGGCTCGCTCCTCCCGGCTGCATTGTCCACGACGTTCACGCTGACCAACTCCTGCGCCTACACGGTGTGGCCGGGCCTGCTGTCCGGCTCGGGCACGCCGGCGCTACCCACAACGGGCTTCGCGCTGGCGCCGGGGGAGTCGCGCGCGGTGGAGGCGCCGTCGGCGTGGTCGGGCCGCATGTGGGGGCGCACCCTCTGCGGCACGGGCGCCGACGGGCGGTTCGCCTGCGCCACCTGCGACTGCGGCTCGGGCGCCGTGGAGTGCGCCGGCGGGGGCGCCGCTCCCCCCTGCTCGCTCGCGGAGTTCACCCTCGACGGCTCCGGCAGCAAAGACTTCTACGACGTGAGCCTCGTGGACGGCTCCAACATCCCCATGGCCGTGCTCCCTcagggcggcggcggagaggggtgCGGCGCCACGGGGTGCCTGGCGGACCTGAACGGGCCGTGCCCTGCGGACCTGCGGGTGGCCGGGCCCGACGGCGCCGGCATCGCGTGCAAGAGCGCGTGCGAGGCGTTCGGGCGGCCCGAGGACTGCTGCAGCGGCGCGTTCGCCGGCGGGCCCGAGGCGTGCCGCCCGTCGGCCTACTCCATGTTCTTCAAGAACGCGTGCCCGCGCGCATACAGCTACGCCTACGACGACGCCACCTCCACCTTCACCTGCACCTCCGGCACCGCCTCCTACCTCGTCGTCTTCTGCCCCGCCGCCATGTCCAG CCTCAAGTCGTCCGTCGTCACCACGagcgcctcgccgccggcgcTGCCCCACGTCAACGACACCGTCTCCTACCTGGGCCGGAGCCGCGACgccggcagcggcagcggcagcggcagcgggtGGCAGTACGCGCCGAGCTCGAGCCACGCGTCGTCGCCGGCGCCGAGCGCCTTCGCAGTCGCAGCACTCGCCGCGTTCGCGTGGCTCTGCGGCAGCAGCGCCGGGCGCCACTGGCCGCTTCTGTCTCCGTGCTAG